In Phoenix dactylifera cultivar Barhee BC4 chromosome 1, palm_55x_up_171113_PBpolish2nd_filt_p, whole genome shotgun sequence, the genomic stretch GATTATCAATACCATCATCTGCCTTTTGAATCTGTAAAACAATCATATGATACATGATAGCTAATTTTTACCTGTATCTTCTCTCTGGTGAAGATTTATGTGGCAAGGCAAGTCTTTTCTCTACATTTTAATCCTGTCATTATGCTGGTTTTCCTGTCTGTTCACCTAGGTTTTGTTAGTTAACGTCTGATTTTTTTCCTGGCATAGAGGAGCTTTCTTATAAGATAGCTTTTGTACCAACTACCAAGTAATTGTATTTGAGTGTTTTGACTccactttttattttattctcgaCTTAGTGGAAGATCTTGTGCATGCATTACCATATCTTGGTCTAATGTGCTTTGAGACGTGTcatctttttttatataaaaagtgtGCATGGACATACTGAAGCAGTTGGTCATTTTTGTATCAAAAAGTCATGGGCATAGTGTGGTTGGCGCACCAGTTCATTGATGCTGCCCCTCAGTGGTTGGGCTGCTGATAGATTTGACAATGTTAAATAAAATTCTTTTTATGAACAGCAAATAGTAGCACATAAAGATGTGCCTCGTATGTAAAAGAGAAGGTAAGAAGGTGGAATGTAGGAGGATTAGAAGTTGATAAACAAGATAGACAAGAATTGAGAGGAAAAAACCTCTGCCCGATTCACTCAAAACAGCCGATAGAACAATGCTTGCTAACAATTAAAGGACTCTCAGCTTACCTATAATGAACATAGAACTAGTACATAGTTTGTCTCAATAACAAACTTAAGACTCTAACTAATGTAATTTCATAGAGACTTTAAGTCTTAATCAATATAAAACTCCATTTCCTTAAACTGCTCATtttcttcaaggaaaaaaatcTAGGGCTTTCCAAAAATTTTACCAATATTTCTATTGAACTCTGCATAGAAAGACAAAAAGATCTTTTCATGACGCAACTGCAATGACTCAAGATCTTTCCATAGCCTAACATAGTTGCAATATAAGACCTTGTAAACAATAGTCCAACTCAAAATAGGATTAAAAAAACACCAGAAATATAGCCCTGAAAGCCACTATGGAAATTGCAAGGGAATATGAATGACATAACTCGAAAAGACTGGTTCTATGCAAGTATGAGCAGAAGGTTAACTAAagggattcaaaaaaaaatgtaagttAGGGCCTAAATAGGACTGTCAACGGGTCTAGTTGGCTTGAGCGGCCCGAAGACCTTGCTTAAACAAACTGGGGCTTAGGCTCAAGGTTGTTGCACGGATGCCTGTTTGGGCCTGAAGTTGGAGGgggctttttttttctccttttgggACTAGATTTTGCTGATTTTTCAGCTAAAGAGATCTGGATTGGTTTTGCCCCTCCTAAAATTTTACCCATAGTCAGGTTAGTCCTTGGTAGGGTTCATCGACTTGGTACTGGAGGTCATATCGGTCGGTGACCGGTTCGGTATGGGTCCGAATCCTGTTATTCTTGGGCGCATAGAGAATAGAGGAGGGCGAGagggagaaaaggagagaggaggagagagagagggaagaaggatgGGGAGGGTTGAGGGAAacccaaaccctaaccctagcagagtgagagagagagggagggcgaGCGAGTgagggaaggaggaagggggagggccaAGGGAAGCCTTAATCCTAACCCTagtggaagagagggaggattGGAGGAACTTACCGGAAACCCTCAAACGTGAGGAGGGGGGAACCCATTGCAACTGGGCAGGTGGGCGTGCCAGGGAGGGGGTGGGTAACCATAAATCAGCCCTGTCTCAAAATCATAGGCTGAACCGTGCCGGTCCCTGATCGATCTGGTCTGGTACATCCGGAATCGGCTGGTTCGGCATGGTTTGGTTATCCTTGGTTCTTGGTCTATGTCCTTTGTGCTTGATTCAGGCCCAGTAGCGCAAAGCCTGATCTTTATTTTTCAGGCTTGCTTTGGCCTAGTTGTGGCCCGGTTCATTGATAGCCCTAGGCCTGACTATCCAAGCCTTCTTGTTATCATGTTTTGCTGGGGCTAATGAGTGCTTGATTTTCTAAGCTGATTTGGGTCAACCATGGACTACAAGATGTTGCAGGGTTTTTTGATTTATGTAGTTTAACACGGGCTGTTATCCAACAAGGGTCGATGCAAGTGTGCAAGGCTGGTGCATGAGTACCTGATCAAATGAAGATTTTTCTATTGCACATGACGGTTCCTTTTAAGGCTATCAAGTTTGTGATGATGTCTTTAAAGAATAAAGTTCCTTTTAAGGCTATCATTGTTTTTAATGATGTTTATAAAGAATAAAGTTTTGTTGATGGGATAAACTTCTAGGATTGGTAGTAGGAACCTTCCATTTAGGGTGGCACACTCTCTTCTGTATGTCCTAGGTGACTTGTCCTGGCACCCTCTGTGTTTTCTTATGATGTTTTCTTGAAAGACCAACTCCCCTATGTCCACACCAAAGCCAGTTCCAGTAACTAAGCAACATCTTGAATTTGCTATCTTTTATTGTCATGTACCTTTGCTCTTATCTTTATATATGGAAAGTTCTAGACCTATAAGATACTTTGACTTTTATTAAAGTTCACCTTACTATGGTAAGCCATGATATGTACCAGATATGGGGCAGCAGGTACTGCAATATGGTTGGTTTTTAAACCTTGGTTGAATGATCTAGACATGATGGTTTTTAGATAGTCTGTAAAATGTTTCATATATTGGGTTCTTGTTATGCTATCATCTATACATCACAgactacaatttttttttaataattcatTTAATTCACTACGAAATGTATTTCTTGAGCTACTAGTGTAAAAATATATTGCACATGTGTCACATCAGTCTTCAGGTATAATTTCGAGGTAAGAGTGtgatttttgtgtgtgtgtgtgtgtgtgtgtgtgtgtgtgtggataGGAGTAAACCTAGTAATTTTTTCCAGCATATTTACAGCCCATGGCATCAGCCATTACAATCATAGCAAAATCAGTATTAGGAATATCAGTCCAAAGGAAATCATCGATGCTATCAGTAGCACTACTATCCAAGGGAGTGAGTGGTTGAACTCAAcattattttatgttttgaaCTCAACATATGTTcccaactagtttgggattaaggcATAGTTGAGTTGAGTTGGTCTTTACCTATGTTGATGCCTTTTTATAATCTTTCGTTTTGTTCGAAAAGGGTACAGCACTACTTGCTCCGTATCGATAATATGCTGTTGTATCGTACAGGTTTATTCTTGACAAGAAGATAGGCATTGGCCAACCCAAACGCATTGAAAATGCAAAGATCTTGGTTGCAAACACTGCTATGGACACTGACAAAGTCAAGATCTATGGGGCCCGAGTTCGTGTTGATTCGATGGCGAGAGTTGCAGAGATTGAGGGGGCTGAAAAGGAGAAAATGAGGGAAAAAGTGCAAAAGATCATAGCTCATGGCATTAACTGCTTTGTCAACCGACAGCTTATATATAACTTCCCTGAGGAACTCTTTGCAGATGCAGGAATACTTGCCATTGAACATGCTGATTTCGATGGGATTGAGAGGCTAGCACTGGTGACTGGTGGTGAAATTGCATCAACTTTTGATAATCCGGAGTCTGTTAAGCTTGGTCATTGCAAGCTCATTGAGGAGATAATGATTGGCGAGGACAAGTTAATTCATTTTTCTGGGGTTGCCATGGGTCAGGCATGTACCATAGTCTTAAGGGGGGCAAGGTACGGCCTTTTTTCAATTGATATCTaacattaatttaaattttcttgtcAAATTTTACTGTGGAATCACTTCCTTTTAGGCCTTTTTGAATATCTACCCAGCTTGTCTATTGGATATCCTTTACATGGTTGATGGTGAGAAGACATTAGTGGTCATGAGAAATGAATTCTTCCAATCGGGGAAATCTTGGTTAGTTCAATCCAGAAAAATTGAGACATTAGAAACGACTTTTTAGAAGAAATCTGACATCTCTAAGCATTCGGAATGTCTGATTTGGGACTTGCCAACTGCAACAATCTCTTCTCTTTATTATTACTCGTGGTTGGCCTTTTGAGGATTTATCCAATTGTCAGCCTTTTTGGGCATCCAAGCAGGCCCTTCAGTATCCCTAACATTAATTATCTGGACATAATCATTTTGAAGTTTGATTTAGGTTTTCTCCCTACCATTCTATTTCCGTTGCATAATCCCTATAGATCCCATAATTCCCATGTTCAGCTATTACATGTCCACCCAAATTGATGAGAAAATGCCTAGTATTCTTGTTCATGGTTCTAATTTTTTGATATGGATGTGCCACCTAGCATCTGCTTCTTAGTCCCAATGAAATAAGTGATTAGATAGGCCATTTGAATACAAtagataagttttttttttacgtTTTTTTTTGAAGAGCAAAACTTTTATGCACAGTATCTATGATACTGCAAGGCGTTGATATTCATAGGATGTTCATTTTCTGTACTTAGTTCCCATGTATTGGATGAAGCGGAAAGATCCTTGCACGATGCCTTGTGTGTGCTTTCTCAGACTGTGAACGACAGCCGAGTTTTGCTTGGTGGTGGATGGCCGGAGATGGTGATGGCAAAAGAGGTAGATGAACTCGCCCGAAAGACTCCTGGGAAGAAGGCTCATGCCATTGAAGCTTTCTCAAGGGCACTCCAGGCCATACCAACCATCATAGCCGACAATGCTGGCTTGGATAGTGCTGAGCTTATCTCGCAGCTTCGTGCAGAACATCACAAGGAGAGAACCAATGCTGGAATTGACGTCATTACCGGCGGCGTAAGTGAAATGAAGTCCATCTCTAATTCTTTAGAAACTAGAATTGCATTTATTTTGCTTATTGTGAATCTTAATTTCTGGTACAGGTGGGTGACATGGAGAAACTGGGGATATCAGAGTCCTTCAAAGTTAAGCAAGCTGTGCTGTTATCTGCCACCGAGGCATCTGAGATGATCTTAAGGGTTGATGAGATCATAACTTGTGCTCCACGGAGGAGAGAGGATAGaatgtaatttttttctttttccaaattGACCATGGGAATCTTTTCTTATTGTTTGGAGATGAATTCAGTGTGGTGTGTTTTTTGAAACGGTGCGCATAACTTTCTGATTTGTAAGGCGCTGATCTTTGATATCAGAACTGTAACTGAAGACTGTAGAGCTTTACGATTTTGTATGGGATATATGCTGATGTTAGCTCTTGTGCTTGATCAGCTTTTAAGTTGCTCCAATTGATTGACTGACTTATTTTGGATCCTATGTTGGGTGAAACAGGTGATAATATTGTCCCAGTTATCTTTTAGATCTTGGTTGTTTGTTATGTGAACTTGTAATCTAATTAGTGTAATCATGATTGGCAGGTTTGAGTTTAGTCTAGATGAATGAAATATGC encodes the following:
- the LOC103715776 gene encoding T-complex protein 1 subunit beta gives rise to the protein MAVERLLKDEATEEKGDRARMASFVGAMAIADVVKTTLGPKGMDKILQSTGRGRTVTVTNDGATILKSLHIDNPAAKVLVDISKVQDDEVGDGTTSVVVLAGELLREAEKMVNAKIHPMTIIAGYRMAAECARNALLQKAMDNKQDPEKFTSDLMNIAMTTLSSKILSQDKEHFAKLAVDAVVRLKGSTNLDSIQIIKKAGGSLKDSFLDEGFILDKKIGIGQPKRIENAKILVANTAMDTDKVKIYGARVRVDSMARVAEIEGAEKEKMREKVQKIIAHGINCFVNRQLIYNFPEELFADAGILAIEHADFDGIERLALVTGGEIASTFDNPESVKLGHCKLIEEIMIGEDKLIHFSGVAMGQACTIVLRGASSHVLDEAERSLHDALCVLSQTVNDSRVLLGGGWPEMVMAKEVDELARKTPGKKAHAIEAFSRALQAIPTIIADNAGLDSAELISQLRAEHHKERTNAGIDVITGGVGDMEKLGISESFKVKQAVLLSATEASEMILRVDEIITCAPRRREDRM